The Bradyrhizobium betae genomic interval GTAAAGCGAAGGGTTCAAAAACTCTTTCTTGAACTCGGTAAAATTGGACTTACCTCGGTTACGATCGCAGACAATCGACCTCATGACAGACGCCAATGCCGCGCCGGTAACCGGCCATTCACCAAACGCGCTCGCCGCGGTCGAAGCCGAGATCGCGCGCGCCTGCAAGGACGCGCGGCGCGAGCGCGCCTCGGTGACGCTGATCGCAGTGTCAAAGACGTTCGCGGCAGATGCAATTATGCCGGTCATCGCCGCCGGACAGCGCGTATTCGGCGAAAATCGCGTGCAGGAGGCCAAGGGCAAGTGGCCAGCGTTAATCTCTGCTTACCCGGATATCGCACTGCATCTGATCGGGCCGCTGCAATCCAACAAGGCAAAAGAGGCGGTCGCGCTGTTCGATGCCATCCATTCGGTTGATCGCCCGAGCATTTGCCAGGCGTTAGCCAAGGAAATCGAATCCCAGGGCAAGCATCCCGAACTGTTCGTCCAGATCAATATCGGCGAGGAGCCGCAGAAGGCCGGCATCGCCCCCGGCGAGGCCGACGCCTTCATCGCCAGCTGCCGCGACACCTATGGGCTGACGATTTCCGGCTTGATGTGCATTCCGCCGGTCGACGAACCGCCGGCGGCGCATTTTGCGCTGACCGCCAGGATCGCGGAGCGCAACGGACTGAAGAAGCTCTCGATGGGCATGAGCGCGGATTTCGCAACCGCCATCATGCTCGGTGCCACCCATGTGCGCGTGGGGAGCGCGATCTTCGGGCACCGGTAGTGCTGTCGTCTCGGACAAGCGCAGCGAAGCGGAGCGCAGATCCGGGACCCATACCGCGTGATCTCTGATTGGCGAATGGTCTTCGTACCGGCGAGAGTTAGGCAACTCTCAGTCTTCGCCAAACTTCTCCCTGGGGCTATGGGTCCCGGATCTGCGCTCCGCTTGTCCGGGACGACAGCGGACTTTGCCGCGGTTACACAAACCCCACCGATACCTTCCCCAGCACGCCGAAGTCCGCCGCAAAATGATCGCCGGCTTGAATCGGCAGCGGCGGATGGCATGTGCCTGTCGTCACCACCTCCCCTGCCCGCAAGGTAATGCCGAGTCCGCGCAGCTCGTTGGCAAGCCACGCCAGCGCAACACGGGGATCGCCAAGCACGCTCCTGCCGTGGCCGATGTAGCGCTCACCGCGCAGCGTGATCTGCGGCCGTTGCTCGACCAGATCCATCGCACGCCAGTTCGCGGTCGTCGGCTTGCCCAGCACGAACTGATGCGCGCAGGCATTGTCGGCGATGAGCTGCGCCTCGCCCGCGCCAACAAAATCGGCAAAGCGCGAATCGGGAATCTCGATCGCGGGATGCAAGGTGTCGACGGCGGCGAGCACGTCGTCGATGGTGTATGGCGTCGCACGCGGCGGCAGGTCGCGGCCCATGCGGAAGGCGAATTCCGGCTCGCCCACGGCCATCTCGTTGCCCTTCATCGACGCCGTGCCGCCATCGGCGATCAGTGTGTCGCTCATGATGCGACCCGCCAGCGGGCCCGCGACATTGATGTGCTTCTGTCCGGCCTCGCTCGTCGCCGCGATCTTCCAGCCGAACAGTTTTCCGAGCGACTGTGTTTCGAGCGCGGCCTGGATGGCGTAGCCGTCAGCACGGCTCTGCGGCCGCAAATTTCTCTCGAGCGCATCGAGCTTGGTGCCGTCGCGCCAGTGCTGGACGAGCAGGCGCGATGCGGCGGCGATCTGATCCTGGTCGAGCATGTGTCCTCATCCGATGATGATTTTTGTTTTTGGTCCAAGCCGTCGCAGCAATTGCAGCATCGCCGCCCTGGTCATGGAGACGCAGCCCGCGGTCGGGCCGAAATTGTCGCGCGCCAGATGCAGGAACACGGCGCTGCCGCGGCCGGCGATCCGCGGCCGTGTGTTGTGGTCGATTTCGATGATGAAGTCATAGAGTTGGTCGGCTCGCTTGAGCCGGTCACCGGCCTGCTCCCGATCGAGCCGGATTGGCTGATTGTAGTGGCGGTCTTTGGGGTCCTCACACCAGGCGTCGGTGTCGCCGATGGTCCGTGCAGGCAGGAAGGTCTGTGGGCGGCTGTGCCGGTCGCCCCGCCACCACAATTGTCTGGGACGGAAGCTGCCCCTCGGGGTGCCGCCATCGCCCTCGCGCTTGTTGGCCAGGATGCCGCCGCGCCCCAGCGCCACCGGAATCGTCAACGGTCCAGCCGTCAGCCAGCCCCGGCGCGGATTCCCCGCAGCAGGCTTAACGCGGATCGCCGGAAGCGGCCCCGAGGTCCGATTCCTGGTGTAACCAACTGACGCTGCTTTATTTTTCATGTGAGCGTGCGATGTCGAATTCATTACAGGACATTCATCAAAACGGCCTGCTATTCTGGGTTAGAGTGCTTCCGGCTTGTGAATCGGTAACAGCCCACTACTTCAACACGAATAACAATAATAACGGCGACCCCTAACTTTCCCTCGCGGCTGGGTGCAGCATGCATGCGCGCCGAGTCGGACTCCAAAAGGATGACCCCCTATGGCCAATGCCCGCAAGATCCTCATCGTGGATGATGATACCGATCTGCGCGATACGTTGGTGGAGCAATTATCGCTGCACGAAGAATTCGAAGCCTCCGCCGTCGATACCGGCGCCAAGGGCGCGAGCGCCGCGAAGGCTAATTCCCCCGATCTCGTCCTGATGGATGTCGGCCTTCCCGACACCGACGGCCGCGAGGTTGTCCGCTCCCTGCGCAAGGGCGGCTTCAAGGCCCCGATCATCATGCTGACCGGGCATGACACCGATTCCGACACGATTTTGGGGTTGGAATCCGGCGCCAACGACTATGTCGCAAAGCCCTTCCGTTTCGCCGTGTTGCTGGCGCGCATTCGTGCCCAGCTCCGCCAGCACGAGGCCAGCGAGGACGCGGTGTTCTCGGTCGGCCCCTACTCCTTCCGCCCCGGCTCGAAGATGCTGACAGCGGCCAATGCGCGCAAGGTCCGCCTCACCGAGAAGGAAACGGCGATCCTTCGCTTCCTCTACCGGGCCGGTCAGATGCCGGTCTCGCGCGAGACCCTGCTCCAGGAGGTCTGGGGCTATAATTCCGGCGTCACCACCCACACGCTGGAAACCCACATCTACCGCCTCCGCCAGAAGATCGAGAAGGACGCCGCCAATCCGGAGATCCTGGTCACGGAAGCCGGTGGCTACAAGCTGGTGCCGTGATACGCTTCAAGGGCGTGCGAATCGTTTTAGATCGCATGCCCTTTGAGCCTCGGACCTGAATGTCAATCGACGACGACGTAGCGCTTCTCGAGCGTGTCCCGACATTGCGCCTGTTGGGAGACGCCTCGCTGCGCATGCTGGCGATCGGCTCCGAGCAGCGTAACTTCGTCCGCGGCGACGTCCTGTTCAATCTCGGCGACGATGCCGATGCCGGCTACGTGGTCCAGCGTGGCGCCTTCCGGGTCGATGATGGCGCCGGCGCCGAAATGATCGCGGGTCCCGGCGCGCTGATCGGCGAGCTCGCGCTGGTGGTGCCGATGAAGCGGCCGTCGAGCGCGATCGCGCTGGAGCACGCCTCCGTCATCCGTGTCGCGCGCAGCCTGTTTCAACGCGTGCTCGAAAGCGACCCCGCGGCCGCCGTTCGCCTGCGCGACGAATTCGCGGTGCGGTCGAGCCAGATTGCGAGCGATATATTGATGGCGGGCGCGAAGCTGACGTCGTAGCTCTCTCCCCTCGTCATTCCGGGGCGCGCGCAGCGCGAGCCCGGAATGACGGGACTCAAACCTCCAGCGTCACCGTGACAGGCACGTGGTCCGACGGACGCTCCCAGCTCCGCGCGTCGCGCAAGATCCTGAAATCGCTGACCGCATCCTTCAGCGCGCGCGAGACCCAGATGTGGTCGAGCCTGCGGCCGCGGTCGCCGACGGTCCAGTCGGCAGAGCGGTAGCTCCACCACGTATAGACCTTTTCCGACATCGGGATGCGATCGCGTGCGACGTCGACCCACTCGCCGGCTTCGAGCGCGGCCTTCAGCTTCTCGGTCTCAACCGGCGTGTGAGAGACGACCTTCAGAAGCTGCTTGTGCGACCACACGTCGTTCTCGTGCGGCGCGACGTTGAGATCGCCGACCAGGATGTGGCGATCCTCCCCGCGCGGATGCAGCGGCTCGCAGGCCTTCATCTCGTCGAGGAAGCGAAGCTTGTGGTCGAATTTCTCGTTCAGTGCGGGGTCGGGAATGTCGCCACCGGCGGGCACGTAGAAATTATGCAGCACCAGCGGCTTTGCGATGTTGGCCTTGCTTCCGAAGGATACGGAGATATGGCGCGAATCCACCTTGTCGCAGAAGGTCCGGATGTCCGTCGATTCGAACGGAATCTTCGAGACGATGGCGACGCCGTGATAGCCCTTCTGTCCGTTCAGCGCGACATGCTCATAGCCGAGCCGCTTGAAGCGCTTCAGCGGGAAGGCATCGTCGATGCACTTGGTCTCCTGCAGGCACAGCACGTCCGGCCGCGCGCTCTTGAGAAACTTCGCGACCAGTTCGATGCGCAGCCGCACCGAATTGATGTTCCACGTTGTCAGGGAAAAACGCATGAGAGATGCGTCTTAGCATGGATTGGCGCGGGGAAAGCATCTGCGTGCGATAGGCTGACTCTGGCCATCCACGACAATCTCGTGCCCCGGACGCTGCGCGGCACGAAGTGACGCGCTGCAGAGCCGGGGCCCAGCTGTGAGAGAGTCTGGGTCCCGGCTCTGCGCCGCACCGCTGCGCGCTGCGTCGCGTCCGGGACACGAGACCGGGCTACCCCGGCGACTGGCCGTAATTGGTGAAATCGATCTTGAACATGCCGGGGTCGAGCTTCTTGGTCGCGTCGAGATTGTAGACCGCGATCGTGGTGTCGTAGCCCTGCGGGTCGGTGACGGTCCACTGCTTCAACTGGCCGTCCTTGGCGCCGAACATCAGCATGAGGCGGCTGGTGCCGACCAGCGCCTGCTTCTCCTCGATGGTGACGCTGACGAAGACGTCGTCGGCCGAGACGCTGACGACGTTGGTGTCCTTCATCAGGTCGATGCGGTCGGACAGCAGGAAGCGCAGCGGCGTCTGCGACAGCGGATAGACGTCCTGCGTAGCCAGCTTGCGGTCGCGCACCACCAGCGACGATCCGTCGGCGACGATGTCGATCGGGCTCGGTGCGTCATATTCGAAGCGCACCTTGCCGGGTTTCTGGATGTAGAAGTCGCCTTGCGTCTTGCTGCCGTCGGGGCCGACCTGCACGAAATTCCCGACCAGCGTCGACAGGGAGGACAGGTAGGCGCTGACCTTGGCCGCCTGTGCCTTCTGGTTGGCGTCGAAGGTCTGGAAGATGCTGCTCGGCACGTTGCGGCGCGGATCAGGAATGACCGGATTCGGCGGCGTCTGCGTCGCGCCGGTGACGGCGGGTCCTCCGGCGGGCGCGCCACCGTCGCGGCCCTTCGGCGCGGGCTTCGGCACAGGCACGGTCTGCGCGACGGACGCCGCGGTCACCATCGCGGCGGTGACGAGAAGCACGCCGGCCATGCGCGCGCCTCGCGCAGCGAGGGTGGCAGCGAATCGAATGTCCGGATGTCTGATCAACGCGTCGTCCTGGTTGGCTGGGCGTCTTTTTAGCGTGATTTCGGGCAAAAGCAGATAACGTTTTTGCGTGAAATAATGTTCTGAGGCGGCTGGCCTCACATATGGCTGTCTTCTTCTTCGACCAGAATCTCGCGTTTGCCGGCGTGGTTGGCGGGGCCTACGATGCCTTCCAGTTCCATGCGCTCCATCAAGGACGCGGCACGGTTATAGCCGATTTGCAGGCGGCGCTGGATGTAGCTGGTCGAGGCCTTGCGGTCGCGCTTGACGATGGCAACGGCCTGCTGGAACAGGTCGCCGCCGCCATCCGCGCCCATGCCACTGGCGTCGAATACCGCGCCGTCCTCGTCCTCGGCGGGCTCTTCGGCGGTAACAGCCTCGAGATATTCCGGCTGGCCCTGGGTCTTGAGGTGACGCACCACCTTCTCGACTTCCTCGTCGGAGGCAAACGGTCCGTGCACGCGGCTGATGCGGCCGCCGCCGGCCATGTAGAGCATGTCGCCCTGGCCGAGCAATTGCTCGGCGCCCATCTCGCCCAAAATGGTGCGGCTGTCGATCTTGGAGGTGACCTGGAAGGCGATGCGGGTCGGGAAGTTCGCCTTGATGGTGCCGGTGATGACGTCGACCGACGGACGCTGCGTGGCGAGGATCACGTGCAAGCCGGCGGCGCGAGCCATCTGCGCGAGGCGCTGCACCGCGCCTTCGATATCCTTGCCGGCGACCATCATCAGGTCGGCCATTTCGTCGACGATGATGACGATGTAGGGCAGCGGATCGAGCGAGAGCTTCTCTTCCTCGTAGATCGCCTTGCCGGTTTCCTTGTCGAAGCCGGTGTGCACCGTGCGCGTCGGCTCTTCGCCCTTGGCCTTCAATTCGAGCAGGCGCGTGTTGTAGCCGTCGATGTTGCGCACACCGAGCTTGGCCATGTTCTTGTAGCGCTCCTCCATCTCGCGCACCGCCCATTTCAGCGCGACCACCGCCTTCTTCGGATCGGTCACGACGGGCGTGAGCAGATGGGGAATGCCGTCATAGACGGAGAGTTCGAGCATCTTCGGATCGACCATGATCAGGCGGCACTGGTCCGGTCGCAGCCGGTAGACCAGGCTGAGGATCATGGTGTTGATCGCGACCGACTTGCCGGAGCCGGTGGTGCCGGCGATCAGCATGTGCGGCGTGCGCGCGAGGTCGATGATGACGGGGTCGCCGCCAATGGTCTTGCCGAGGCAGAGCGGCAGCTTCGCAACCGAGTCGACGGTTTCCTTGGCGACCAGCAGCTCGCGCAGATAGACCTTTTCGCGATGCGCGTTCGGCAGCTCGATGCCGATGGCATTGCGACCGGGCACGACCGCGACACGCGCCGACAGCGCGCTCATCGAGCGTGCGATGTCGTCGGCAAGTCCGATGACGCGCGACGACTTGATCCCCGGCGCGGGCTCCAGCTCGTACAGCGTGACGACAGGACCCGGATTGGCCTTCACGATCTCGCCGCGCACGCCGAAATCCTGCAGCACGCCTTCGAGCGAGCGCGAATTGGCTTCCAGCTCGGCCTTGCTGAGCGGCTGGCGATCGCCGGCCTTCGGCGCGGCCAGCACGGACACGGACGGAAGCTCGAACCTGTCGGAGGATTTTTTGGAAGCGGCTTTCGGCGCGGCCTTCTTGCGCGGGGCGCGCGCGGCGGGCTCCTCCTCTTCCTCCTCCTCCTCCTCGTCTTCCACCTCTTCTTCGTGCTCGTCCTCGTCGTCTTCGTCATGGGACTGCGGCGAGATCGACGGTGCGGCACGACCGCCTCCGAGATTCGGCTCCTGGCGGCTGAACGAAACGGCCTTGGTCTTCGGTCCGCTCGAGACCAGCGAGCGGTAAGCGGCACCGCACAGCCAGATCAGCCGCGCCTTCGTGCTCATCAGCGCGTGGAACAGCCAGCCCAGCGACACCGAACCGCGATCGCCCTCTTCGTCTTCGTCGAGCGGCTTGTCGTCATCCTCGATCTCCGCGAGCTCGTCGTCATGCTCGCGGGCGCCGAGGCCGCAGGCGATCAGGAAGGTCGCGGCCATCGCGGCGAACAGGATCGTGCCCAGCACGATGCGATAGATCGTGCCGGCGGGTCCGAAGATCACCGCGGGCGCGCGCACCAAGGCATCGCCGACCACGCCGCCGAGGCCGGTCGGCAGCGGCCAGGCGCCGCCATGCGGCCAGCAGCTGACGAAGCCAGCCGCGATCACCGTGCAGAGGATCCAGGAGCCGAGCCGCAGCGCTTCGCGGTCGAACGGCCGATGCGTCAGCATGCGCCAGCCCCAGACGGCGACGGTCAGGATCAGCATGATCGCGCCGAGCCCGAGGATCTGCATCGCAAGGTCGGCGCCGATCGCGCCGGCATAACCCAGGATGTTGCGGATCGGCCGCGAGGTGGCGTGGCTGAGGCTGGGATCCTGCACCGACCAGGTCATCAGCGCGGCGGAGGCGACGCCCGACAGCGTGATCAGGCCGAAGCCGGCGAGCTCGCGTACGCGCCGGCCCAGCGCCTCGCGGATCGAGGGCGGCAGATGGCTGACCAGTGGAATGACACGTTCGATCGCCGACATGCTCATGGGCCCCGCCTAACCCAGAGTCTCGACCAGTCGGTGCAGCGCCTGCGCCGTGGTCTCGCTATCCTGCACCAGCGCGAGGCGAATGTAGCCCGCGCCGGGGTTGAAGCCGTCGGGCTGGAGCCGCGCCAAAAAGCTGCCGGGCACCACGCGCACGCCTGCTTCCTTGAAGAGTTTCAGACACACCGACACGTCGTCGCCGATGTCGGACGTGTTGAGCCAGACGCAGAAGCCGGCATCGGGCCGGCGATAGCCGTAGCGATCGCCGATGATCTGGTCGGCGAGATCGAACTTGATCCGGTAGAGCCGACGGTTCTCCTCGACGTGCGCCTCGTCGCCGTAGGCAACGGTCGCGACATGCTGGAGCGGCACCGGCACCTGCGGAGCAGCGATGTTGCGCAGCTCGAGGAACATGCCGATGAACTTCTTGTCGCCGGCGGCGAAGCCGACACGCAGGCCCGGCAGGTTGGAGCGCTTCGACAGCGATTGGAACGCAGCTACGCGGGTGAAGTCGGGGCCGGCGCATTCGAGTGCACTGCCCGGCGCCTCACGGGTGTAGATCTCGGAATAGCACTCGTCGCTGAGGATCATGAAGTTGTAGCGGTCAGCGAGGCTCTTCAAGCGCTTGAAATAATCGGGCTTGGCGACCGAGCCCTGCGGATTGGCGGGCGAGGCCAGATAGAATGCCACCGTGCGCGCGAGCGTCGCTTCGTCGATGGCATCGAGATCGGGCAGGAAGCCGTTTTGAGCTGTGGTCGGCAGATAGACCGGCTCGCAGTTGGCGGCGCGGGCGCCGGCGCCATAGACCGGATAGAACGGGTTCGGCATCAGGACGGCGGGCTTGCCGGGGCGCGGGCCGACATAGCGCGCGGCCGCGATCGCGGCGAGGAACAGCCCTTCGCGGCTGCCATTGAGGACGAGAATCTCGGTCTTGGGGTCGAGCGGTCGCGGCAGCTTGAAGCGCGACGACAGCCAGGCGCTCGCGGCTTGGCGGAACGGCTCGGTGCCCTGATTCATCGGGTAGCGGCCGAAATCGGCGATGTGCTTGGCCAGGACCGGGCCGACGAAGTCAGGCACGGGATGCTGGGGCTCGCCGACCGCAAGCGAAATCAGGGGCTTGCCTGGCTGATGGGGGGCCAGCAGCTCGTTCAGCCGGACGAACGGCGAGCGTTCGGTATCGGAGCTTCCACTGGCCTGCGGCGCACTGGATGAAGCGGTCATAGCCATTCTGGACGCCAGCACTCTTGGAACAGCCGGTCGCACCAAGGCGCCGGCGGGAAGCGGTTCAGTTCACCATAGATAGGGCGAGGTTAAGACGCGATTAACCATCGGTGGCCCGGCCCGTCCAGAGCTGGAATTATGAGGCCGGATAACGACCGGACGCATGGCGGTTCTCACCTCTCCCGCTTGCGGGAGAGGGAGCACCGTCCTCCGGGCGATCTGAGCTTCAGTGCGCCGGCAGCTTCTCGAACGTCGCCATGCCCGCAGGGATGGCGTGAAACTCCTGCTTGTCGCAGGTGTAGATCGCCATCTGCGGATGGAACTGTTCCGGCTCGTCCAATGTGCCGACCTTCAGGATCGCGGCCGGCAAGCCCGGAACCTTGGTCACCAGATGCGTACCGCATTCGGGGCAGAACTCGCGTGTCACGGCGCGCGCGAGGTCCTTGCGCGTGAACTGCTTGGGTTGTCCGATGATGTAGCTGAAGCCCGCCGCCGGCATCGCGATGAAGGTATTGGGCGCGCCGCCCGAGATGTACTGGCACTCGCGGCAATGACACTGGGCCTGCATCATCGGATCGCCCTCGGCCACGTAGCGCACTTCGCCGCAATAGCATCCGCCTTCCAAACGCATGACGACCTCCCGGTTTGTTTTCGTTGTGGTCGATATTTCTGCGCCGGCCATCTGGAATGGCAATCTTTTTCTGCGGCGCACGGCTCAAAAAGAAAGGGGCTCCAACTTGCGCTGGAGCCCCTCAACGGTCAGGGCATTGCCGGGTATGTGCCCGAACCGTAGTTGTGGGTGCGGTCCTGGAGGGGACCGCGCCCGGGAGGAGAGTTACATGTTGTAGGCGCGCTCGGTGTGCTCGGTGATGTCGAGGCCTTCACGCTCGGTCTCGACATTGGCGCGGAGGCCAACGATCACGTCGACGACCTTGTAGAGGATCGCCGAACCGACGCCCGACCACACCAGCGTGGTGCAGACGCCCCAGAGCTGGGAGATCATCTGCGCCGCGAAGTCGTAATCGGCAACCTTCGGCGGGATCGCGGTGTAGTCGATGATGCCTGCACCACCGAGCGCCGGGTTGACGAGGATGCCGGTGCCGAGGGCGCCGACGATGCCGCCGATGCAGTGCACGCCGAACACGTCGAGGCTGTCATCGTAGCCGAGCGCGTTCTTCACGACGGTGCAGAAGAACAGGCAGACCACGCCGACCACGAGGCCGAGGACGATCGCACCCATCACGCCGGCGAAGCCGGCCGCGGGGGTCACCGCCACGAGGCCTGCGACAGCGCCGGAGATGACGCCGAGCACCGACGGGTGACCCTTCACGATCCACTCCGCGAACATCCACGACAGCGCGGCGGCTGCGGTGGCGACGAAGGAGTTGGTCATGGCGAGGGCTGCGCCGCCGTTGGCTTCGAGGTTGGAGCCGGCGTTGAAGCCGAACCAGCCGACCCAGAGCAGCGAGGCGCCGATCATCGACATGGTCAGCGAGTGCGGAGCCATCA includes:
- a CDS encoding 2-keto-4-pentenoate hydratase — translated: MLDQDQIAAASRLLVQHWRDGTKLDALERNLRPQSRADGYAIQAALETQSLGKLFGWKIAATSEAGQKHINVAGPLAGRIMSDTLIADGGTASMKGNEMAVGEPEFAFRMGRDLPPRATPYTIDDVLAAVDTLHPAIEIPDSRFADFVGAGEAQLIADNACAHQFVLGKPTTANWRAMDLVEQRPQITLRGERYIGHGRSVLGDPRVALAWLANELRGLGITLRAGEVVTTGTCHPPLPIQAGDHFAADFGVLGKVSVGFV
- a CDS encoding DNA translocase FtsK, which codes for MSMSAIERVIPLVSHLPPSIREALGRRVRELAGFGLITLSGVASAALMTWSVQDPSLSHATSRPIRNILGYAGAIGADLAMQILGLGAIMLILTVAVWGWRMLTHRPFDREALRLGSWILCTVIAAGFVSCWPHGGAWPLPTGLGGVVGDALVRAPAVIFGPAGTIYRIVLGTILFAAMAATFLIACGLGAREHDDELAEIEDDDKPLDEDEEGDRGSVSLGWLFHALMSTKARLIWLCGAAYRSLVSSGPKTKAVSFSRQEPNLGGGRAAPSISPQSHDEDDEDEHEEEVEDEEEEEEEEEPAARAPRKKAAPKAASKKSSDRFELPSVSVLAAPKAGDRQPLSKAELEANSRSLEGVLQDFGVRGEIVKANPGPVVTLYELEPAPGIKSSRVIGLADDIARSMSALSARVAVVPGRNAIGIELPNAHREKVYLRELLVAKETVDSVAKLPLCLGKTIGGDPVIIDLARTPHMLIAGTTGSGKSVAINTMILSLVYRLRPDQCRLIMVDPKMLELSVYDGIPHLLTPVVTDPKKAVVALKWAVREMEERYKNMAKLGVRNIDGYNTRLLELKAKGEEPTRTVHTGFDKETGKAIYEEEKLSLDPLPYIVIIVDEMADLMMVAGKDIEGAVQRLAQMARAAGLHVILATQRPSVDVITGTIKANFPTRIAFQVTSKIDSRTILGEMGAEQLLGQGDMLYMAGGGRISRVHGPFASDEEVEKVVRHLKTQGQPEYLEAVTAEEPAEDEDGAVFDASGMGADGGGDLFQQAVAIVKRDRKASTSYIQRRLQIGYNRAASLMERMELEGIVGPANHAGKREILVEEEDSHM
- a CDS encoding outer membrane lipoprotein carrier protein LolA, with product MAGVLLVTAAMVTAASVAQTVPVPKPAPKGRDGGAPAGGPAVTGATQTPPNPVIPDPRRNVPSSIFQTFDANQKAQAAKVSAYLSSLSTLVGNFVQVGPDGSKTQGDFYIQKPGKVRFEYDAPSPIDIVADGSSLVVRDRKLATQDVYPLSQTPLRFLLSDRIDLMKDTNVVSVSADDVFVSVTIEEKQALVGTSRLMLMFGAKDGQLKQWTVTDPQGYDTTIAVYNLDATKKLDPGMFKIDFTNYGQSPG
- a CDS encoding aminotransferase class I/II-fold pyridoxal phosphate-dependent enzyme; the protein is MAMTASSSAPQASGSSDTERSPFVRLNELLAPHQPGKPLISLAVGEPQHPVPDFVGPVLAKHIADFGRYPMNQGTEPFRQAASAWLSSRFKLPRPLDPKTEILVLNGSREGLFLAAIAAARYVGPRPGKPAVLMPNPFYPVYGAGARAANCEPVYLPTTAQNGFLPDLDAIDEATLARTVAFYLASPANPQGSVAKPDYFKRLKSLADRYNFMILSDECYSEIYTREAPGSALECAGPDFTRVAAFQSLSKRSNLPGLRVGFAAGDKKFIGMFLELRNIAAPQVPVPLQHVATVAYGDEAHVEENRRLYRIKFDLADQIIGDRYGYRRPDAGFCVWLNTSDIGDDVSVCLKLFKEAGVRVVPGSFLARLQPDGFNPGAGYIRLALVQDSETTAQALHRLVETLG
- a CDS encoding response regulator transcription factor, which codes for MANARKILIVDDDTDLRDTLVEQLSLHEEFEASAVDTGAKGASAAKANSPDLVLMDVGLPDTDGREVVRSLRKGGFKAPIIMLTGHDTDSDTILGLESGANDYVAKPFRFAVLLARIRAQLRQHEASEDAVFSVGPYSFRPGSKMLTAANARKVRLTEKETAILRFLYRAGQMPVSRETLLQEVWGYNSGVTTHTLETHIYRLRQKIEKDAANPEILVTEAGGYKLVP
- a CDS encoding L,D-transpeptidase family protein, encoding MKNKAASVGYTRNRTSGPLPAIRVKPAAGNPRRGWLTAGPLTIPVALGRGGILANKREGDGGTPRGSFRPRQLWWRGDRHSRPQTFLPARTIGDTDAWCEDPKDRHYNQPIRLDREQAGDRLKRADQLYDFIIEIDHNTRPRIAGRGSAVFLHLARDNFGPTAGCVSMTRAAMLQLLRRLGPKTKIIIG
- a CDS encoding GFA family protein, whose product is MRLEGGCYCGEVRYVAEGDPMMQAQCHCRECQYISGGAPNTFIAMPAAGFSYIIGQPKQFTRKDLARAVTREFCPECGTHLVTKVPGLPAAILKVGTLDEPEQFHPQMAIYTCDKQEFHAIPAGMATFEKLPAH
- a CDS encoding YggS family pyridoxal phosphate-dependent enzyme; translated protein: MTDANAAPVTGHSPNALAAVEAEIARACKDARRERASVTLIAVSKTFAADAIMPVIAAGQRVFGENRVQEAKGKWPALISAYPDIALHLIGPLQSNKAKEAVALFDAIHSVDRPSICQALAKEIESQGKHPELFVQINIGEEPQKAGIAPGEADAFIASCRDTYGLTISGLMCIPPVDEPPAAHFALTARIAERNGLKKLSMGMSADFATAIMLGATHVRVGSAIFGHR
- the xth gene encoding exodeoxyribonuclease III, whose protein sequence is MRFSLTTWNINSVRLRIELVAKFLKSARPDVLCLQETKCIDDAFPLKRFKRLGYEHVALNGQKGYHGVAIVSKIPFESTDIRTFCDKVDSRHISVSFGSKANIAKPLVLHNFYVPAGGDIPDPALNEKFDHKLRFLDEMKACEPLHPRGEDRHILVGDLNVAPHENDVWSHKQLLKVVSHTPVETEKLKAALEAGEWVDVARDRIPMSEKVYTWWSYRSADWTVGDRGRRLDHIWVSRALKDAVSDFRILRDARSWERPSDHVPVTVTLEV
- a CDS encoding cyclic nucleotide-binding domain-containing protein, producing MSIDDDVALLERVPTLRLLGDASLRMLAIGSEQRNFVRGDVLFNLGDDADAGYVVQRGAFRVDDGAGAEMIAGPGALIGELALVVPMKRPSSAIALEHASVIRVARSLFQRVLESDPAAAVRLRDEFAVRSSQIASDILMAGAKLTS